A section of the Amycolatopsis sp. AA4 genome encodes:
- a CDS encoding aldehyde dehydrogenase family protein: MLEAHSGPEIPTRVAELLDREWRLLVDGKLVPARSGATFSRVSPYTGTVIAEVPDAGPGDVDDAVRAAADARAVWRDTLPVERAKLVAELADVIERHGEELALLDTVDAGSPISNSRVDVGVTVAQLRMFAGQALELKGTTVPASNALHVTTREPVGVVARIVPYNHPLMFAGKIAAPLVAGNPTILKPPEAAPLSALRLAELAKDIFPPGVLSVVVGDGPAVPDALVRHRHVRRIGFIGSEPTGRAIQRAAAESGVKDVSLELGGKNAMVVFPDADLEAAAAGAVFGMNFTWSGQSCGSNSRLLVHQDVHDALVARVVELIEARRIGDPFDERTEQGTMINRAQYEKSLSYIDIAVSEGAKVATGGGRPAGVDEGLFVAPTVFTGVRPDMRIAREEVFGPLLSVIPFADETEAVRIANSVDYGLTASVWTSDVTRAHRVARAFEAGFVWINGSSRHFPNVPFGGVKGSGVGREESLEELLSYTETKSLNVMF; encoded by the coding sequence ATGCTCGAAGCACATTCCGGCCCGGAAATCCCGACCCGGGTCGCCGAACTTCTCGACCGCGAGTGGCGCCTGCTCGTCGACGGCAAGCTCGTCCCGGCGCGGTCCGGAGCCACCTTCTCCCGGGTGTCCCCCTACACCGGCACGGTGATCGCCGAGGTTCCCGACGCAGGACCCGGCGACGTCGACGACGCAGTGCGCGCCGCGGCCGACGCCCGGGCGGTCTGGCGGGACACCCTTCCCGTCGAGCGAGCGAAGCTGGTCGCCGAACTGGCCGACGTGATCGAACGCCACGGCGAGGAACTCGCCCTGCTCGACACTGTGGACGCCGGTTCGCCGATCTCGAACTCGCGCGTCGACGTCGGGGTGACGGTGGCGCAGCTGCGCATGTTCGCCGGGCAGGCGCTGGAACTCAAAGGCACCACGGTGCCCGCCAGCAACGCGCTGCACGTGACCACGCGCGAACCGGTCGGCGTGGTCGCGCGGATCGTGCCCTACAACCATCCGCTGATGTTCGCGGGCAAAATCGCCGCGCCGCTGGTCGCGGGCAATCCGACGATCCTGAAGCCGCCGGAGGCCGCGCCGCTGTCCGCGTTGCGGCTGGCCGAGCTGGCGAAGGACATCTTCCCGCCCGGCGTGCTGTCGGTGGTCGTCGGCGACGGACCGGCGGTCCCGGACGCGCTGGTGCGGCACCGGCACGTGCGGCGGATCGGGTTCATCGGGTCCGAACCGACCGGACGCGCCATCCAGCGCGCCGCGGCCGAGAGCGGCGTCAAGGACGTCAGCCTCGAACTCGGCGGCAAGAACGCGATGGTGGTGTTCCCCGACGCGGACCTCGAAGCCGCGGCCGCCGGCGCCGTGTTCGGCATGAACTTCACCTGGTCCGGACAGTCCTGCGGGTCGAACTCGCGGCTGCTCGTGCACCAGGACGTCCACGACGCGCTCGTCGCCAGGGTGGTCGAGCTGATCGAGGCGCGCCGGATCGGCGATCCGTTCGACGAGCGCACCGAACAGGGCACCATGATCAACCGGGCGCAGTACGAGAAGTCGTTGTCCTACATCGACATCGCGGTCTCCGAAGGCGCGAAGGTCGCCACCGGCGGCGGCCGTCCGGCTGGTGTGGACGAGGGCTTGTTCGTGGCCCCGACGGTGTTCACCGGCGTGCGCCCGGACATGCGGATCGCCCGCGAGGAGGTGTTCGGGCCGCTCCTGTCGGTCATTCCGTTCGCCGACGAGACGGAAGCGGTCCGCATCGCCAACAGCGTCGACTACGGGCTGACCGCGAGCGTCTGGACCTCCGACGTCACGCGCGCACACCGTGTCGCCCGCGCGTTCGAGGCCGGGTTCGTCTGGATCAACGGCTCGTCCCGGCATTTCCCCAACGTGCCCTTCGGCGGCGTCAAGGGGTCCGGCGTCGGCCGCGAGGAAAGCCTCGAAGAACTGCTCAGCTACACCGAAACCAAGTCCCTCAACGTCATGTTCTGA
- a CDS encoding IclR family transcriptional regulator: MQTSAAEAGPARPAPQYPIESVDRALRLLRMFSATRELRLSDARDALGVGQSTAHRLMAMLVHHGFVDQDPVSRVYRAGPALVEIGLSVVNQMDLRAVARPVLQWLSETTGETVHLGSLEGGQVRFLDVIESDRALRVSGRVGRTLPAHATSLGKAMLAHLPDDQIAQRYPDDVLGQVTTKTMTSRSALLAEIERIRRRGYALNAGESEDGVSSIGCAVARPDGPLLGGLSVAAPTARMTKAQRDEHAVALVEGCRRLAEKLG, encoded by the coding sequence ATGCAGACATCCGCCGCCGAAGCCGGTCCCGCGCGGCCCGCTCCCCAGTACCCGATCGAATCCGTGGACCGCGCGCTGCGGCTGCTCCGGATGTTCAGCGCCACGAGAGAACTCCGGCTGTCCGACGCGCGGGACGCGCTGGGCGTGGGCCAGTCGACCGCGCACCGGCTGATGGCGATGCTCGTGCACCACGGATTCGTCGACCAGGACCCGGTCAGCCGGGTCTACCGGGCCGGGCCGGCGCTGGTCGAGATCGGATTGTCGGTGGTGAACCAGATGGACCTGCGCGCGGTCGCGCGTCCGGTGCTGCAGTGGCTGTCGGAAACCACCGGCGAAACCGTGCATCTCGGTTCGCTGGAAGGCGGTCAGGTGCGCTTCCTGGACGTGATCGAGAGCGACCGGGCGCTGCGGGTGTCCGGCCGCGTGGGCCGCACCCTCCCGGCGCACGCGACGAGCCTCGGCAAGGCGATGCTCGCGCACCTGCCGGACGACCAGATCGCGCAGCGCTACCCGGACGACGTGCTCGGCCAGGTCACCACGAAGACCATGACGAGCCGCAGCGCGCTGCTGGCGGAGATCGAGCGCATCCGGCGGCGTGGTTACGCGCTCAACGCGGGCGAGAGCGAGGACGGCGTCAGCTCGATCGGCTGCGCGGTCGCCCGCCCGGACGGCCCGCTGCTGGGCGGGCTGAGCGTCGCCGCGCCGACCGCGCGGATGACGAAAGCGCAGCGGGACGAACACGCGGTGGCGCTGGTGGAGGGCTGCCGACGGTTGGCGGAGAAGTTGGGGTGA
- a CDS encoding fumarylacetoacetate hydrolase family protein: MKLATLRVDGDTRAVRLDGDVLVDLGSPDLGALFAQDGWEAHAAQATGETWPAEGADLAPVVPRPSKVVCVGHNYTNHIKEMGRELPAYPTLFPKFADTLTGPADPIGKPAETDALDWEVELVVVVGKTVRRANEDEAAAAIAGFTVMNDVSVRDWQFRTIEWTQGKIWQSSTPVGPYVVTRDEVGGVRPALEVKTTVDGRVMQRDNTGTLLFDPVFLVRYISTIVQLNPGDLIATGTPAGVGHARDPKAYLTGGETVVTEVAGIGACVNQIVKEA, from the coding sequence ATGAAGCTCGCCACCCTCCGCGTCGACGGCGACACCCGCGCCGTCCGCCTCGACGGCGACGTCCTGGTCGACCTCGGCTCCCCCGACCTCGGCGCGCTGTTCGCCCAGGACGGCTGGGAAGCGCACGCCGCCCAGGCGACCGGCGAGACCTGGCCCGCCGAGGGCGCGGACCTCGCCCCGGTCGTGCCGCGTCCGTCCAAAGTGGTCTGCGTCGGGCACAACTACACCAACCACATCAAGGAAATGGGCCGCGAACTGCCCGCGTACCCGACGCTGTTCCCCAAGTTCGCCGACACCCTCACCGGTCCGGCCGACCCGATCGGCAAACCGGCCGAGACCGACGCGCTCGACTGGGAGGTCGAACTCGTCGTCGTGGTCGGCAAAACGGTCCGGCGCGCGAACGAGGACGAGGCCGCGGCGGCCATCGCCGGGTTCACCGTCATGAACGACGTCTCGGTCCGCGACTGGCAGTTCCGCACGATCGAGTGGACGCAGGGCAAGATCTGGCAGTCCTCGACGCCGGTCGGCCCGTACGTCGTGACGCGGGACGAGGTCGGCGGCGTCCGGCCCGCGCTCGAGGTGAAGACCACTGTGGACGGACGCGTCATGCAGCGCGACAACACCGGCACGCTCCTGTTCGACCCGGTGTTCCTGGTGCGGTACATCTCCACGATCGTCCAACTCAACCCGGGCGACCTGATCGCCACCGGCACGCCGGCCGGGGTCGGCCACGCCCGCGATCCGAAGGCCTACCTGACCGGCGGCGAAACCGTGGTCACCGAGGTGGCCGGGATCGGCGCGTGCGTCAACCAGATCGTGAAGGAAGCCTGA
- a CDS encoding maleylpyruvate isomerase family mycothiol-dependent enzyme codes for MAPADARNWVSFGTELFLTHAKELSEPSALPRWTRKHLAAHVAANADALGNLVHWARTGERTPMYSSPEQRNADIEAGSRQSEGQLTAWLRDSARSLESAMAALTPEQWQAEVVTAQGRTVPATEIPWLRAREVCVHAVDLGTGATFADLPEAFLSALVAEIQAKRGLAALPDGPLPDVAAYLAGRPHSLTGVPDLGPWL; via the coding sequence ATGGCGCCCGCCGACGCGCGGAACTGGGTCTCGTTCGGCACCGAGCTTTTCCTGACGCACGCGAAGGAACTGTCCGAACCGAGCGCGCTCCCCCGCTGGACCCGCAAGCACCTCGCCGCGCACGTCGCGGCCAACGCGGACGCCCTCGGCAACCTCGTGCACTGGGCGCGGACCGGGGAGCGCACCCCGATGTACTCCTCGCCGGAGCAGCGCAACGCCGACATCGAGGCGGGCTCCCGGCAGTCCGAAGGCCAGCTCACGGCGTGGCTGCGGGATTCGGCGCGTTCGCTGGAGTCCGCGATGGCCGCGTTGACTCCAGAGCAGTGGCAAGCCGAGGTGGTCACCGCGCAGGGCCGGACGGTTCCCGCCACCGAGATCCCGTGGCTGCGGGCGCGCGAGGTGTGCGTGCACGCGGTCGACCTCGGCACCGGAGCGACGTTCGCCGACCTGCCGGAAGCGTTCCTGTCCGCGCTCGTCGCGGAGATCCAGGCCAAACGCGGTCTCGCCGCGCTGCCGGACGGGCCGCTGCCTGACGTCGCGGCGTACCTGGCCGGGCGGCCGCATTCGCTGACCGGGGTCCCCGACCTCGGCCCCTGGTTGTGA
- a CDS encoding FAD-dependent oxidoreductase: MDTPDVLVVGGGIGGLSTAFALSRLGLRVRVLEQAAEFGEVGAGIQLAPNCTRILDAYGLLDTAKARGVVPDRMVMRDAVDGRDLTALDLRDLERRYGFSYLVIHRSDLHRLFLDACRDAGVELLTEQRIVSYTPDPATAVTDDGTVHSAPVVLAADGLHSVARKHFADDQPVSSAYVAYRGTVPIAEVGRPVDLSEVVVYVGPRCHFVHYGLRGGDLLNQVAVFESPKAVAGMDDWGTPDELDTAFAATCDEVRAGIPRMWRDKWWRMYDRDPISTWVDGRLALLGDAAHPPLQYLAQGAIMAIEDGWVLAEHMKRLGNWDDALAAYQAVRTEHCRRVVLTARAWGNLWHLDGAEREQRNTLLHARETDDYSFTDWLYGPTALFPEDEPPMFEPIPLSAADDLTATR; the protein is encoded by the coding sequence ATGGACACCCCTGACGTGCTCGTCGTCGGCGGCGGGATCGGCGGGCTGAGCACCGCGTTCGCGCTGTCCCGGCTCGGCCTGCGGGTGCGGGTCCTGGAGCAGGCGGCGGAGTTCGGCGAGGTCGGGGCCGGCATTCAGCTCGCCCCCAACTGCACCCGGATCCTCGACGCCTACGGCCTGCTGGACACCGCGAAAGCGCGCGGCGTCGTCCCGGACCGGATGGTCATGCGCGACGCCGTCGACGGCCGCGACCTGACCGCGCTCGACCTGCGAGACCTCGAACGCCGCTACGGCTTCTCGTACCTGGTGATCCACCGCAGCGACCTGCACCGGCTGTTCCTCGACGCCTGCCGCGACGCGGGCGTCGAACTCCTCACCGAGCAACGGATCGTGTCTTACACGCCGGACCCCGCCACCGCGGTCACCGACGACGGCACTGTCCACAGTGCACCGGTCGTCCTCGCCGCCGACGGCCTGCACTCGGTCGCTCGGAAGCACTTCGCGGACGACCAGCCGGTCTCGTCGGCATACGTCGCCTACCGCGGCACGGTGCCGATCGCCGAGGTCGGCCGTCCGGTTGACCTGTCCGAGGTCGTGGTCTATGTCGGCCCGCGCTGCCACTTTGTCCATTATGGACTTCGCGGCGGCGATTTGCTCAATCAGGTAGCCGTTTTCGAGTCGCCGAAGGCTGTGGCGGGTATGGACGACTGGGGCACGCCGGACGAGCTGGACACCGCGTTCGCCGCGACTTGCGACGAGGTGCGGGCCGGGATCCCGCGGATGTGGCGGGACAAATGGTGGCGGATGTACGACCGCGACCCGATCTCCACCTGGGTCGACGGCCGGCTCGCCCTGCTCGGCGACGCCGCGCACCCGCCCCTGCAGTACCTCGCCCAGGGCGCGATCATGGCCATCGAGGACGGCTGGGTGCTGGCCGAGCACATGAAACGGCTGGGCAATTGGGACGATGCGCTGGCCGCGTACCAGGCAGTCCGGACGGAGCATTGCCGCCGAGTCGTGCTGACCGCCCGGGCCTGGGGAAACCTGTGGCACCTGGACGGCGCCGAGCGGGAACAGCGCAACACTCTCCTGCACGCCCGCGAGACGGACGACTACTCCTTCACGGACTGGCTGTACGGTCCGACGGCCTTGTTCCCGGAGGACGAGCCGCCGATGTTCGAGCCGATTCCGCTGTCTGCCGCGGACGATTTGACTGCCACGCGATGA